GTGCGAGGCATAGTCACTTCGCATCAAGGCCCATGAGACCGGGGAATTTCAAGCCCCTGCCTCCTGGGCCTTCGTGCTAGTCGCTGTTCTCTCGCCCGTGGAAACTCTTGGTTAACAGATCGGAACACTACCGATCTGTTAACTCCACGTCCGGAACCCGCCCAGCTCCTCCTCGCTTCGCTCGGATTGAACGGCTTTGTAAGCCATTCAACCGGAGTCCGTATAAGACGGACTCCGATGGAACGGGTGGCCCAACCCGTTCCATCCGGGCGGATGTGGCTCTCGGAGCTGCGCCGCAGAGCGGCAGAGAAACGGCCGGTGGGGCGTGGCGTCGGCAACCCGGTCCCACCCACCATGGCCCCCGGTTACGGCTGGTTCTCGTCCCGGTCGAGCTTGGCGAAGATCATGCGGCCCACGTTCGTCTGCACGTTGTTCACGACAAGGACGCGGGCGGGCTTGCCGCGGAACTTCAGGCCCTCCTCCACGACGACCATGGTGCCGTCCTCCAGGTACCCGACGCCCTGGTCTTTCTGCTGGCCGCCCTTGCTGATGGTGACGGTCAGGTGATCCCCGGCCTGCACCTGCGGTTTGAGGGCCACGGCCGCCTCGTGAATGCTCAGGATCTGCACGCCGTGCAGCCGGGCGATCTTGCCGAGGTTCCCGTCGTTCGTGATGATGCGCGCGCCCGTGTCCCGCGCCAGGCGGATCAGTTTGTCGTCGGTGGTGGGCAGGGTGAGGTCGTCCCAGTCCTCGACGCGCAGGGGGCGCAGCTCGCGCAGGTCTTCCAGGACGTTCAGGCCGCGTTTGCCGCGCGTGCGCTTCTGCGCGTCGTGGCTGTCCGAGAGGGTCTGCAGTTCACGGAGGATGAACGCCGGGACGACCAGGTCCCCGTCCAGGAAGCCGGCGCGGGCCAGTTCCAGGA
This is a stretch of genomic DNA from Deinococcus depolymerans. It encodes these proteins:
- a CDS encoding PIN/TRAM domain-containing protein, with protein sequence MLPVRLFVMLLGLLLGWVAGRALAVVQPTELGYVNTLSLMLAGMLSALLLAPRIEGVSQTLLGRLSRWYAGLSPRTVAAATSGLIVALLLSVLLSSLLRSLPFYNWVWNLVITAILAAFFVSFAARNAESFGLLAFPQVRRRPGSKLLDSNVIIDGRILELARAGFLDGDLVVPAFILRELQTLSDSHDAQKRTRGKRGLNVLEDLRELRPLRVEDWDDLTLPTTDDKLIRLARDTGARIITNDGNLGKIARLHGVQILSIHEAAVALKPQVQAGDHLTVTISKGGQQKDQGVGYLEDGTMVVVEEGLKFRGKPARVLVVNNVQTNVGRMIFAKLDRDENQP